A genomic segment from Barrientosiimonas humi encodes:
- a CDS encoding VOC family protein — MAHPLPDWRGVDGSRSAWFDAPSLGAGADLVGRLLDLDGLVSVDVRTTGVRVRFAAAAPNRALDAASAAARELGLASRPSLLQQLSVVIESADPESVRPFWQRALDYAPAAGGDLADPLSRDPAVRIRPSPELRPLRNRVHLDVVRPPDQIDRAGLGEATGAYGVRHSDRDGNEVDLVPGEQLGDLGAADGPERADGSDGSGGSGEAAEPGDPGGPDDIGGPDDVARVSGTTDWQVVFSAMACYRVRSTAQQRDLMTAAAALAGEAGFPLLIDVRHCLVVLDSGKDQWLGDAHGLAVDFTALAGALQRAARAIGATPEPGLARFVQVFFDAADVGAVRGFWAAALGYVPDRRPEVTDIHDPRRLTPELVFQQLDVSDAARRRQRNRLHLELALPSDVAARRVDETQTAGGRLLETSQERWRLCDPEGNELVVRADSPVE; from the coding sequence ATGGCGCACCCCTTGCCGGACTGGCGCGGCGTTGACGGATCACGGTCGGCCTGGTTCGACGCACCGTCGCTGGGCGCGGGCGCCGACCTCGTCGGGCGACTGCTCGACCTGGACGGGCTGGTCTCGGTCGACGTGCGTACGACGGGGGTGCGGGTCCGGTTCGCGGCTGCGGCACCCAACAGGGCGCTGGACGCTGCGTCGGCGGCCGCGCGGGAGCTGGGGCTGGCGTCCCGACCATCCCTGCTGCAGCAGCTGAGCGTCGTGATCGAGAGCGCCGACCCCGAGTCGGTGCGGCCGTTCTGGCAGCGCGCGCTCGACTACGCGCCGGCCGCGGGCGGTGACCTGGCGGACCCGCTGAGCCGCGACCCCGCGGTGCGGATCAGGCCGTCGCCCGAGCTGCGGCCGTTGCGGAACCGCGTCCACCTCGACGTGGTCCGCCCGCCCGACCAGATCGACCGAGCAGGACTCGGGGAGGCGACGGGGGCGTACGGCGTGCGGCACAGCGACCGCGACGGCAACGAGGTCGATCTGGTGCCGGGCGAGCAGCTCGGTGACCTGGGCGCGGCGGACGGGCCGGAGCGCGCGGACGGGTCGGACGGTTCGGGCGGGTCGGGCGAGGCGGCCGAGCCAGGCGACCCGGGCGGGCCGGACGACATAGGTGGGCCGGACGACGTGGCCAGGGTGAGCGGGACCACCGACTGGCAGGTCGTGTTCAGCGCGATGGCGTGCTACCGCGTGCGGTCCACCGCGCAGCAGCGTGACCTGATGACCGCCGCGGCCGCGCTGGCCGGCGAGGCGGGATTCCCGCTGCTGATCGACGTACGCCACTGCCTGGTCGTCCTCGACAGCGGCAAGGACCAGTGGCTCGGCGACGCGCACGGGCTCGCCGTCGACTTCACCGCGCTGGCCGGAGCGCTGCAACGGGCCGCCCGTGCGATCGGCGCCACGCCGGAGCCGGGGTTGGCGCGGTTCGTCCAGGTGTTCTTCGACGCCGCGGACGTGGGGGCGGTGCGCGGCTTCTGGGCGGCGGCGCTGGGGTACGTCCCCGACCGCCGGCCCGAGGTCACCGATATCCACGACCCGCGGCGGCTGACGCCGGAGCTGGTGTTCCAGCAGCTCGACGTGTCGGACGCAGCCCGGCGGCGGCAGCGCAACCGCCTCCACCTCGAGCTCGCCCTGCCGTCAGACGTCGCCGCGCGGCGGGTGGACGAGACGCAGACCGCCGGTGGCCGGCTGCTGGAGACGTCGCAGGAGCGTTGGCGCCTCTGTGACCCGGAGGGCAACGAGCTCGTGGTCCGGGCGGACTCGCCGGTCGAGTAG
- the rsmI gene encoding 16S rRNA (cytidine(1402)-2'-O)-methyltransferase — protein MAGQLILAATPIGDSHDAPPRLVRALADADVVAAEDTRRLRRLCDALGVVPRGQVLSYHEHNEASRTADLVRRIASGEQVLLVTDAGMPSVSDPGYRLVAACVEADQPLTCIPGPSAVLAALAVSGLPVDRFCFEGFPPRKAGERTRALAELADERRTMVFFESPHRLADTLAAMAEAFGPERPAAVCRELTKTYEEVRRGGLAELADWAGEGVRGEITVVVSGATRRAADPDAALQQVLGRVADGTRLKDATREVSAATGVPAKQLYAAALEARSAPNPSD, from the coding sequence ATGGCCGGACAGCTCATCCTCGCCGCGACCCCCATCGGCGACAGTCACGACGCCCCGCCCCGGCTGGTGCGTGCGCTCGCCGACGCGGACGTGGTGGCCGCCGAGGACACCCGCCGGCTGCGTCGGTTGTGCGACGCGCTCGGGGTCGTCCCGCGCGGTCAGGTGCTGAGTTATCACGAGCACAACGAGGCGTCGCGCACGGCGGATCTCGTGCGGCGGATCGCGTCAGGCGAACAGGTGCTGCTCGTCACCGACGCCGGCATGCCGTCGGTCAGCGACCCCGGTTATCGGTTGGTCGCCGCGTGCGTCGAGGCCGACCAGCCGCTCACCTGCATCCCCGGGCCGAGCGCGGTGCTGGCGGCGCTCGCGGTCTCCGGGCTGCCGGTCGACCGGTTCTGCTTCGAGGGCTTCCCGCCGCGCAAGGCCGGGGAGCGGACCCGCGCGCTGGCCGAGCTCGCCGACGAGCGCCGGACGATGGTCTTCTTCGAGTCGCCGCACCGTCTCGCCGACACTCTTGCCGCGATGGCCGAGGCGTTCGGGCCGGAGCGGCCTGCGGCGGTCTGCCGCGAGCTGACCAAGACCTACGAGGAGGTACGCCGGGGCGGCCTCGCCGAGCTCGCCGACTGGGCGGGTGAGGGGGTCCGCGGAGAGATCACCGTCGTGGTCTCGGGTGCCACGCGCCGCGCGGCCGACCCGGACGCCGCGCTGCAGCAGGTGCTGGGCCGTGTCGCGGACGGCACCCGGCTCAAGGACGCGACGCGCGAGGTCTCGGCCGCGACGGGCGTACCCGCGAAGCAGCTCTATGCCGCCGCCCTCGAGGCCCGCTCGGCCCCGAACCCCTCGGACTAG
- a CDS encoding PH domain-containing protein, producing the protein MSEQPGPWPTPHGSTRAPREGGRTSAGGATDDSPPPTYAGGGSPVDAGSPGADADGWRRLDTRMLLIHPVRELIRFLPAFLGIAIAGTTSGDGEPWWFGLVAVVGAVLLGVLRWFTTRYRFTPDQVQLRTGLISRKVITSPTARVRTVDVTASPMHRLLGLAEVKIGTGADSSDLTLDGLSAHRATALREELIHRRRAAGAGRAAGAGGSGGVESFDGATASGAGAGVRVGSGVEAGIGPGAGVELDLDEPEQEIVRLEPGWIRYAMLTSTGLISAAAILGVGWQILERAGFEEVSGSAEQRAEDIAAQIGIVGLVASLVLVALLGVLLLSVLGYVLMFWNFRVTRSVRGGTLHVSRGLFTTRATTIEEERLRGVTMKETLPMRPARGATLAAITTGLASDSESGGMLVPPAPVAVVRRVTDDVLQTPGVLDHPLQPHGPAATRRRWTRALSSGVLIAAVAVALTFWWAPWLGLVGLVPLLATPWLAYDRARSLGHALTERFLVTRNGSVSRDTEVVERRGVVAVTVRESFFQRRAGLATLVVATAAGDEVYDVYDVAEPRAVELAAELLPPHVQPLLTESVSA; encoded by the coding sequence GTGAGCGAGCAGCCCGGCCCCTGGCCCACGCCGCACGGGTCGACGCGTGCGCCACGGGAGGGTGGGCGTACGTCGGCCGGTGGTGCGACGGACGACAGCCCGCCCCCGACGTACGCCGGTGGCGGCTCGCCGGTCGACGCCGGCTCTCCCGGGGCCGATGCGGACGGGTGGCGCCGGCTCGACACCCGGATGCTGCTCATCCACCCGGTGCGCGAGCTGATCCGGTTCCTGCCGGCGTTCCTCGGCATCGCGATCGCGGGGACGACCTCCGGCGACGGCGAGCCGTGGTGGTTCGGGCTCGTCGCGGTCGTCGGTGCCGTGCTGCTGGGCGTGCTGCGCTGGTTCACGACGCGGTACCGCTTCACCCCCGACCAGGTGCAGCTGCGCACCGGCCTGATCAGCCGCAAGGTCATCACCTCGCCCACGGCGCGGGTGCGCACCGTCGACGTCACCGCGTCACCGATGCACCGGCTGCTCGGCCTGGCGGAGGTGAAGATCGGCACGGGCGCCGACTCCAGCGACCTCACGCTCGACGGGCTGTCCGCCCATCGCGCGACCGCGCTGCGCGAGGAGCTGATCCACCGGCGGCGCGCGGCGGGTGCGGGTCGCGCGGCGGGTGCGGGAGGTTCAGGGGGCGTCGAATCCTTCGACGGCGCAACGGCTTCCGGCGCTGGGGCTGGGGTCCGGGTGGGTTCTGGGGTTGAGGCCGGGATCGGCCCGGGGGCCGGGGTCGAGCTCGACCTCGACGAGCCGGAGCAGGAGATCGTCCGCCTCGAGCCGGGCTGGATCCGCTACGCCATGCTCACCTCGACGGGGCTGATCAGCGCTGCCGCGATCCTCGGCGTCGGGTGGCAGATCCTCGAGCGGGCCGGGTTCGAGGAGGTCAGCGGCAGCGCAGAGCAGCGCGCTGAGGACATCGCCGCCCAGATCGGCATCGTCGGGCTGGTCGCGAGCCTCGTGCTGGTGGCACTGCTCGGCGTGCTGCTGCTGAGCGTGCTCGGGTACGTCCTGATGTTCTGGAACTTCCGCGTCACCCGCAGCGTGCGCGGCGGCACGCTGCACGTCTCGCGCGGCCTGTTCACCACCCGCGCGACGACGATCGAGGAGGAGCGGCTGCGCGGCGTCACCATGAAGGAGACGCTGCCGATGCGGCCCGCGCGCGGCGCCACGCTCGCGGCGATCACGACCGGGCTCGCCAGCGACAGCGAGTCCGGCGGGATGCTCGTGCCGCCCGCCCCGGTGGCGGTCGTGCGGCGGGTGACCGACGACGTACTGCAGACGCCGGGCGTGCTCGACCACCCGTTGCAGCCGCACGGCCCCGCCGCGACCCGCCGCCGCTGGACCCGGGCGCTGAGCAGCGGGGTGCTCATCGCGGCGGTGGCGGTGGCGCTGACGTTCTGGTGGGCGCCGTGGCTGGGGCTCGTCGGGCTGGTGCCGCTGCTCGCCACGCCGTGGTTGGCATACGACCGGGCGCGCAGCCTCGGCCACGCGCTCACCGAGCGGTTCCTGGTCACTCGCAACGGCAGCGTCAGCCGCGACACCGAGGTCGTCGAGCGGCGCGGGGTGGTCGCGGTGACCGTGCGCGAGTCGTTCTTCCAGCGGCGCGCGGGCCTCGCCACGCTCGTCGTCGCGACCGCGGCGGGCGACGAGGTCTACGACGTCTACGACGTCGCCGAGCCTCGCGCCGTCGAGCTGGCCGCGGAGCTGCTGCCCCCGCACGTGCAGCCGCTCCTCACGGAATCCGTGTCTGCCTAG
- the mnhG gene encoding monovalent cation/H(+) antiporter subunit G, which translates to MSWTAIFDGVGLLMLLAGALLCLAASIGLLTFPDLLSRMHAGTKPQVLGVLLVLLGLALRLRDPLSIGMIILISLFQLLTIPVGSHMVGRAAYRTGQTEPLEIDASKRDDETG; encoded by the coding sequence ATGAGCTGGACCGCGATCTTCGACGGGGTCGGCCTGCTGATGCTGCTCGCCGGGGCGCTGCTGTGCCTGGCCGCGTCGATCGGGCTGCTGACCTTCCCCGACCTGCTCAGTCGGATGCACGCGGGCACGAAGCCGCAGGTGCTCGGCGTCCTGCTGGTGCTGCTCGGGCTCGCGCTGCGGCTGCGGGACCCGCTGAGCATCGGAATGATCATCCTGATCAGCCTGTTCCAGCTGCTCACGATCCCGGTGGGCAGTCACATGGTCGGCCGCGCCGCCTACCGCACCGGTCAGACCGAGCCGCTCGAGATCGACGCGTCGAAGCGGGACGACGAGACCGGTTGA
- a CDS encoding Na+/H+ antiporter subunit D, whose protein sequence is MNGAVLVPLPVLLPLVGAGVTLAAARHTLVQRGVSLTVLISNLVISAMLLGAADRGGPQVVQSGGWGPTEGISLVVDRLSALMLIVSSVVILGVLLYSIGQGRSSFDTEDDGEAPLPIFHPTLLVLAAGVSTTFISGDLFHMYVGFEMLLAASFVLLTLGGTAERVRAGISYAYVSLLSSLLFLASIAFAYAATGTVNLALLSERIPDLPEGTRLALHASLILAFCIKAAVFPMSGWLPDSYPTAPAPVTAVFAGLLTKVGIYAIIRTNTLLFTDGRLNTVLLWAALLTMLVGILGAIAQDDIKRMLSFTLVSHIGYMVFGIGVGSVAGYSAAIFYVIHHIAIQTTLFLVTGLIERYGGSTSLARLGGLGAAAPLLGILYFIPALNLAGIPPFSGFIGKVGLMQAGADLGTPLAYLLIAGAAATSLLTLYPMSRVWTRAFWRSEPEEVAAHHAAAEQGSDKPLSIGVVAPTMGLVIIGCLITVVAGPLFAITDRAATDLVSTVPYVGAVLSQQATP, encoded by the coding sequence ATGAACGGGGCGGTGCTCGTACCCCTTCCCGTCCTGCTGCCCCTCGTCGGCGCCGGCGTCACGCTCGCCGCGGCCCGGCACACGCTGGTGCAGCGAGGAGTCAGCCTCACCGTGCTCATCAGCAACCTGGTGATCAGCGCGATGCTGCTCGGCGCGGCCGACCGGGGCGGCCCGCAGGTCGTGCAGTCCGGCGGCTGGGGCCCGACCGAGGGCATCTCGCTGGTCGTCGACCGGCTGTCGGCGCTGATGCTGATCGTCTCGTCGGTCGTGATCCTCGGCGTGCTGCTGTACTCCATCGGCCAGGGCCGGTCCTCGTTCGACACCGAGGACGACGGCGAGGCGCCGCTGCCGATCTTCCACCCGACGCTGCTGGTGCTCGCCGCCGGCGTGAGCACGACGTTCATCTCCGGCGACCTGTTCCACATGTACGTCGGCTTCGAGATGCTCCTCGCCGCGAGCTTCGTGCTGCTCACCCTCGGTGGCACCGCCGAGCGGGTGCGCGCGGGCATCAGCTATGCGTACGTCTCGCTGCTGTCGTCGCTGCTGTTCCTCGCCTCGATCGCGTTCGCGTACGCCGCCACGGGCACGGTCAACCTGGCGCTGCTGTCCGAGCGCATCCCCGACCTGCCCGAGGGCACCCGACTGGCGCTGCACGCGAGCCTGATCCTGGCGTTCTGCATCAAGGCGGCCGTCTTCCCGATGTCGGGCTGGCTGCCGGACTCCTACCCCACCGCGCCCGCGCCGGTCACCGCCGTGTTCGCCGGGCTGCTCACCAAGGTCGGCATCTACGCGATCATCCGCACCAACACGCTGCTGTTCACCGACGGGCGGCTCAACACCGTGCTGCTGTGGGCGGCCCTGCTCACGATGCTCGTCGGCATCCTCGGGGCGATCGCGCAGGACGACATCAAGCGGATGCTCTCCTTCACGCTCGTCAGCCACATCGGCTACATGGTGTTCGGGATCGGCGTCGGCTCGGTCGCGGGATACTCCGCCGCGATCTTCTACGTCATCCACCACATCGCGATCCAGACGACGCTGTTCCTCGTGACCGGTCTGATCGAGCGGTACGGCGGGTCCACCTCGCTGGCCAGGCTCGGCGGGCTCGGCGCGGCGGCCCCGCTGCTCGGCATCCTGTACTTCATCCCCGCCCTCAACCTGGCCGGGATCCCGCCGTTCTCCGGGTTCATCGGCAAGGTCGGGCTGATGCAGGCCGGTGCCGACCTCGGCACCCCGCTGGCCTACCTGCTGATCGCTGGCGCGGCCGCGACGTCGCTGCTCACGCTGTACCCCATGAGCCGGGTCTGGACCCGCGCGTTCTGGCGCAGCGAGCCCGAGGAGGTGGCCGCCCACCACGCCGCCGCCGAGCAGGGCTCGGACAAGCCGCTGTCCATCGGCGTCGTCGCGCCGACCATGGGCCTGGTCATCATCGGGTGCCTGATCACCGTGGTCGCCGGGCCGCTGTTCGCGATCACCGACCGGGCGGCCACCGACCTCGTCTCGACCGTGCCGTACGTCGGTGCCGTGCTCAGTCAGCAGGCGACGCCATGA
- a CDS encoding monovalent cation/H+ antiporter complex subunit F, with protein sequence MSGFEEGVLWVIGTILVLSALLTLVRIVRGPSVLDRVVASDVLVSIIVCVLAVEAAATDHSTTLPILISLSLVGFTGSVAVARFVARDRDVPMGPGQPPAGVDASGQVDMPGQAASGAAGAPGRGRSDEPGEDVRRGGAS encoded by the coding sequence ATGAGTGGCTTCGAGGAGGGTGTGCTGTGGGTGATCGGCACGATCCTCGTGCTGTCGGCGCTGCTCACCCTGGTGCGCATCGTGCGCGGGCCGAGCGTGCTCGACCGGGTCGTGGCCTCGGACGTACTGGTCTCGATCATCGTGTGCGTGCTGGCCGTCGAGGCCGCCGCGACCGACCACAGCACGACGCTGCCCATCCTGATCTCGCTGTCGCTGGTCGGGTTCACCGGCTCGGTCGCCGTGGCCCGGTTCGTCGCACGCGACCGGGACGTCCCGATGGGACCTGGGCAGCCGCCCGCCGGGGTGGATGCGTCCGGGCAGGTGGACATGCCGGGGCAGGCTGCGTCGGGCGCGGCGGGCGCGCCGGGGCGAGGTAGGTCGGACGAGCCCGGCGAGGACGTACGGCGGGGAGGGGCGTCATGA
- a CDS encoding HNH endonuclease signature motif containing protein yields the protein MTARTSARHGPDEDGRSDEERHDTPASGEGCDLVSLLATLPEHVADWLIETIEAVAVDPAGPASVGTSRLTGPTTVVAGGPDPVDDPALARAVAGDLIRAARGIQAWAESAEIEGVRRLLAAVEADHNLDLGQHDPPSRRTTRCGLARTAVATELQVLTGLPLTQCRDRVALASAPESRAGYLRARIASGTTSIYRATTVLKETEHLDPFTADEIARRALRPIDGKATKSSDPQAGGHRSFPRYAPAPAADQSPPGGVGSDGAQPVPRSPGAGPPAEVPADGATRSRSSGAAPEAGAAGTATDADVAGQCLAGDGRAGDVAPPAIDEPGLAATSGLGSGTGPLGQFPGAEPDGQPVATEPVATEPDGQHPATEPSGQLPGMASDSLLAGTGPLLHCGPQPDSHEIARVPDGFASETAALIELGNVSQQTFRRRLARDIGSAASPEVDAERVRARARAGRELHAEPADHGMARLDLSAEADRVFAAHERIDRLARKARAEGDPRNLAQLRSDVATDLLVHGTVPDDQLLGDAPPGRVHVVVCLSTLLGLDQLPAEIPGSGLLTAAQARRVALRAGSTWRRIVTDSTTGAAIDSSRTYRPTQAMREHVLARDRTCRAPGCEIVGTGVDLDHVREWCRDARRPADGATHPDNLVLLHRGHHNPKTRRWWKVQPGASGTLRWKTLTGREITTRPGSYRDLTERAAGEDVSFLEARGARRLEELGNPRPLTPEEAALHDHLAEGRRPR from the coding sequence ATGACAGCTCGAACCAGCGCACGGCACGGGCCGGACGAAGACGGTCGGAGTGACGAGGAGCGGCACGACACCCCCGCGTCTGGCGAGGGGTGCGACCTCGTCTCGCTGCTCGCCACCTTGCCGGAGCACGTCGCCGACTGGCTGATCGAGACGATCGAGGCGGTCGCCGTCGACCCGGCCGGTCCGGCGTCGGTCGGCACCAGCCGGCTCACCGGTCCGACGACCGTCGTGGCCGGCGGGCCCGACCCGGTCGACGACCCAGCCCTCGCACGCGCGGTGGCGGGCGACCTGATCCGGGCGGCGCGGGGCATCCAGGCATGGGCCGAGTCGGCCGAGATCGAGGGCGTACGGCGGCTGCTGGCGGCAGTCGAGGCCGACCACAACCTCGACCTTGGCCAGCACGATCCCCCGTCAAGACGCACGACCCGCTGCGGCCTGGCGCGCACCGCCGTGGCCACCGAGCTGCAGGTGCTCACCGGACTGCCCCTGACACAGTGCCGTGACCGCGTCGCGCTCGCGTCCGCGCCGGAGTCCCGAGCCGGCTACCTCCGCGCGCGGATCGCGAGCGGCACGACGTCGATCTACCGCGCGACCACGGTCCTGAAGGAGACCGAGCATCTCGACCCGTTCACCGCCGACGAGATCGCGCGGCGCGCGCTGCGGCCGATCGACGGGAAGGCCACCAAGTCCTCCGACCCGCAGGCCGGTGGTCACCGCAGCTTCCCGCGGTACGCCCCCGCCCCCGCCGCGGACCAGTCACCGCCGGGCGGGGTCGGCTCGGACGGCGCCCAGCCTGTCCCCCGATCGCCCGGTGCTGGGCCTCCGGCTGAGGTGCCCGCGGACGGCGCTACCAGGAGCCGGTCGTCTGGCGCAGCCCCGGAGGCCGGCGCGGCGGGAACGGCGACGGATGCCGACGTGGCGGGTCAGTGCCTGGCAGGAGACGGTCGGGCGGGCGACGTTGCTCCCCCTGCTATCGACGAACCCGGCCTTGCCGCCACGTCCGGCCTGGGCTCCGGGACGGGGCCTCTCGGTCAGTTCCCGGGCGCCGAGCCCGACGGCCAGCCCGTCGCAACCGAGCCCGTCGCGACCGAGCCCGACGGTCAGCACCCCGCGACCGAGCCCAGCGGTCAGCTCCCCGGGATGGCGTCGGACAGCCTGCTCGCCGGCACCGGGCCGCTCCTGCATTGCGGTCCGCAGCCCGACAGCCACGAGATCGCCCGCGTGCCAGACGGATTCGCGTCCGAGACCGCTGCCCTGATCGAGCTGGGCAACGTCTCGCAGCAGACGTTCCGACGTCGGCTCGCCCGCGACATCGGGTCGGCGGCGTCTCCCGAGGTCGACGCCGAACGGGTCCGCGCCCGGGCGCGCGCCGGACGTGAGCTGCATGCCGAACCCGCCGACCACGGCATGGCCCGCCTCGATCTCTCCGCCGAGGCTGATCGCGTGTTCGCCGCGCACGAGCGCATCGACCGGCTGGCCCGCAAGGCTCGTGCCGAGGGTGATCCGCGCAACCTGGCCCAGCTGCGCAGCGACGTCGCGACCGACCTGCTCGTCCACGGCACCGTGCCCGACGACCAGCTGCTCGGCGACGCGCCGCCGGGTCGGGTCCATGTGGTGGTGTGCCTCTCCACGCTGCTCGGTCTGGACCAGCTCCCCGCCGAGATCCCCGGGTCCGGGCTGCTGACGGCCGCCCAGGCGCGGCGGGTCGCCCTGCGAGCGGGATCGACCTGGCGGCGGATCGTCACCGACTCGACGACCGGGGCCGCGATCGACAGCAGCCGCACCTACCGGCCGACCCAGGCGATGCGCGAGCACGTGCTGGCCCGTGACCGCACGTGCCGGGCGCCCGGCTGCGAGATCGTCGGGACCGGGGTCGACCTCGACCACGTGCGTGAGTGGTGCCGCGACGCGCGACGTCCCGCGGACGGGGCCACCCATCCGGACAACCTCGTCCTCCTGCACCGCGGCCACCACAACCCCAAGACCCGCCGCTGGTGGAAGGTCCAGCCCGGCGCGTCCGGGACGCTCCGTTGGAAGACGCTCACCGGGCGGGAGATCACGACCCGTCCCGGGAGCTACCGAGACCTCACCGAACGTGCTGCCGGGGAGGACGTGTCCTTCCTGGAGGCGCGCGGCGCGCGGCGCCTGGAGGAACTCGGTAACCCCCGACCCCTCACCCCTGAGGAAGCCGCGCTGCACGATCACCTGGCCGAAGGCCGGAGGCCGAGGTGA
- a CDS encoding dolichyl-phosphate-mannose--protein mannosyltransferase has product MPATLDRSDAQPSPTSPAGESDTETRLLRRLLGRPRSAKEKLWAWLGPAIITVIGGVLRLWDVGRPHQLIFDETYYVKQGWSTVQNGYELRIPEGYEGADADKLFTNNAWPQAYGTDADMVVHPPVGKWLIGWGEQLFGINDSFGWRFAVAICGTLTIFLVGRAAWHLFRSALLANVAALLIAVEGMSFVHSRVGILDGILAFWVVAAFVALLADRDWARRRLAAKVAAAKDSGQFVGAMQLGGPWLGLRPWRWVAGICLGLAIGTKWSGGFFLVAFGLMSVWWDLGARRAVGVRRYYSATFVKDALPALVSMVVTSVVVYVASWWGWFRSTAGYQRDWGAQNPAVKDTGLQPDSSLFAWLPDSLRSLWKYHLDMFNSAASITSPHTYESNPWSWMIQARPVLFFAEYPKRGEEGCGSNECAKIITSLGNVSIWWVATVGIAVLLFMWLLRRDWRAGAILAGLAAGWLPWFAYQERTIFTFYAVVMAPFAVLIVTYLCGMALGSERASAVRRRVGAIAVGAYVTVAVAFFIFWWPIYTAQVVPRGFWAMHNWFPSWI; this is encoded by the coding sequence GTGCCAGCCACGCTCGACCGGTCCGACGCGCAGCCGTCGCCGACCTCGCCCGCGGGTGAGAGCGACACCGAGACCCGGCTGCTCCGCCGACTCCTCGGACGACCCCGCTCGGCCAAGGAGAAGCTGTGGGCCTGGCTCGGCCCGGCGATCATCACGGTCATCGGCGGCGTGCTGCGGCTGTGGGACGTCGGCCGGCCGCACCAGCTGATCTTCGACGAGACCTACTACGTCAAGCAGGGCTGGTCGACCGTCCAGAACGGCTACGAGCTGCGCATCCCCGAGGGGTACGAAGGCGCCGACGCCGACAAGCTGTTCACGAACAACGCCTGGCCACAGGCGTACGGCACCGACGCCGACATGGTCGTGCACCCGCCGGTCGGCAAGTGGCTGATCGGCTGGGGCGAGCAGCTGTTCGGCATCAATGACTCGTTCGGCTGGCGGTTCGCCGTCGCAATCTGCGGCACGCTGACGATCTTCCTGGTCGGCCGCGCCGCCTGGCACCTGTTCCGCTCGGCGCTGCTCGCCAACGTCGCGGCGCTGCTGATCGCGGTCGAGGGGATGTCGTTCGTCCACTCCCGCGTCGGCATCCTCGACGGGATCCTCGCCTTCTGGGTCGTGGCGGCGTTCGTCGCGCTGCTCGCCGACCGCGACTGGGCCCGGCGACGGCTCGCCGCCAAGGTCGCCGCCGCCAAGGACTCCGGTCAGTTCGTCGGCGCGATGCAGCTCGGTGGTCCCTGGCTCGGGCTGCGGCCGTGGCGCTGGGTCGCCGGCATCTGCCTCGGCCTCGCGATCGGCACCAAGTGGTCCGGCGGCTTCTTCCTCGTCGCGTTCGGGCTGATGTCGGTCTGGTGGGACCTCGGCGCGCGGCGCGCGGTGGGCGTACGCCGGTACTACTCCGCCACGTTCGTCAAGGACGCCCTCCCCGCCCTGGTGTCGATGGTCGTGACCTCCGTCGTCGTCTACGTCGCCAGCTGGTGGGGCTGGTTCCGCAGCACCGCCGGGTACCAGCGCGACTGGGGCGCGCAGAACCCGGCCGTCAAGGACACCGGTCTGCAACCGGACAGCTCGCTGTTCGCGTGGCTGCCCGACTCGCTGCGGTCGCTGTGGAAATACCACCTCGACATGTTCAACTCGGCGGCCAGCATCACCTCGCCGCACACGTACGAGTCGAACCCCTGGTCGTGGATGATCCAGGCCCGCCCGGTGCTGTTCTTCGCCGAGTACCCCAAGCGGGGCGAGGAGGGCTGCGGCAGCAACGAGTGCGCCAAGATCATCACCTCGCTCGGCAACGTCTCGATCTGGTGGGTCGCCACCGTCGGCATCGCGGTGCTGCTGTTCATGTGGCTGCTGCGGCGCGACTGGCGGGCCGGCGCGATCCTTGCGGGCCTGGCGGCGGGGTGGCTGCCCTGGTTCGCCTACCAGGAGCGCACGATCTTCACGTTCTACGCCGTCGTCATGGCGCCGTTCGCCGTGCTGATCGTGACCTACCTGTGCGGCATGGCCCTCGGCTCCGAACGAGCATCGGCCGTCCGCAGACGCGTGGGCGCGATCGCCGTCGGCGCCTACGTGACCGTCGCCGTGGCGTTCTTCATCTTCTGGTGGCCGATCTACACCGCCCAGGTGGTCCCGCGCGGCTTCTGGGCGATGCACAACTGGTTCCCCAGCTGGATCTAG
- a CDS encoding Na+/H+ antiporter subunit E: MIRERIHLVPLATLTLVWVMLWGNLSWANVLGGMALGSLVLLAFPLPRLVTGVRVRPWPLVVLVAQFTVHLVRASVQVAWQAVTRGRSTSGVLVSVQLRCANEFLQTLTAEMVALVPGTVVIDLDTSERTLLVHALDVHDAGGAEDVRRTILAQETRVLNALAEDPSCGQEVRA, translated from the coding sequence ATGATCCGCGAACGCATCCACCTGGTGCCCCTGGCCACCCTCACGCTGGTGTGGGTGATGCTCTGGGGCAACCTGTCCTGGGCCAACGTGCTGGGCGGGATGGCGCTGGGATCGCTGGTGCTGCTGGCCTTCCCGCTCCCCCGGCTCGTCACCGGCGTGCGGGTACGGCCGTGGCCGCTCGTCGTGCTCGTCGCGCAGTTCACGGTGCACCTGGTGCGCGCCAGCGTGCAGGTCGCCTGGCAGGCCGTCACCCGCGGCCGCTCCACCAGCGGTGTGCTGGTGTCGGTGCAGCTGCGCTGCGCCAACGAGTTCCTGCAGACGCTCACCGCCGAGATGGTGGCGCTCGTGCCCGGCACGGTCGTGATCGACCTCGACACGAGCGAGCGGACCCTGCTGGTGCACGCGCTCGACGTGCACGACGCGGGTGGCGCCGAGGACGTACGTCGGACGATCCTCGCCCAGGAGACGCGGGTGCTGAACGCGCTCGCCGAGGACCCCAGCTGCGGCCAGGAGGTGCGCGCATGA